From one Patescibacteria group bacterium genomic stretch:
- a CDS encoding prepilin-type N-terminal cleavage/methylation domain-containing protein: MVQKSEKGFTLVELLVIIDIIGILAANGITAVSSAR, from the coding sequence ATGGTGCAAAAGAGTGAGAAAGGCTTTACCTTAGTCGAACTTTTAGTAATCATCGATATTATTGGTATTTTAGCTGCCAATGGTATTACAGCTGTAAGTAGTGCCAGG